In one window of Plasmodium cynomolgi strain B DNA, chromosome 13, whole genome shotgun sequence DNA:
- a CDS encoding prefoldin subunit 2 (putative) — METKNITQASKVSEQNEAKSTYEQIEKDRVQLVSKIEELYQDVVEHKLVLEALENVPSDRRCYRMVGEILVERTVGEIKPALVDHKNKSKVNDLAQPHTWVEQIIAECQKKLDEKNSELTKFVKK; from the exons atggaaactaAGAATATCACCCAAGCATCCAAAGTGAGTGAACAGAATGAGGCTAAGTCAACATAcgaacaaattgaaaaggataGAGTCCAACTGGTATCCAAGATAGAAGAGTTATATCAAGATGTCGTTGAACACAA ACTCGTACTGGAAGCCTTGGAGAATGTCCCCTCTGACAGACGGTGCTACAGAATGGTTGGAGAAATACTGGTTGAAAGAACTGTTGGTGAAATTAAACCAGCTTTGGTAGATCATAAAAACAAG AGCAAAGTTAACGACTTGGCTCAACCACACACGTGG GTGGAACAAATCATAGCCGAGTGCCAGAAGAAGTTGGACGAAAAAAACTCCGAACTTAcaaaatttgtgaaaaagtaa
- a CDS encoding lysine-tRNA ligase (putative) encodes MKKGRKTPHLLVVLLWPFAWSLAWPFVWPFLWSFSLICNRSSCFKHGSGEAKGVLTIGSKRSGFRNRKKKELTLQSYGKEFSERVKKLNFLSDVLKIDAYPSSFIKRTTKIDDLKSKYGHLKNGEKDDNKKYVIYGRVTVKRNDGMFLNIQDDGGTVQIYIDAHLVLKGGSKSEEKKNDCLESDGENDQGNKNTCPGVEQNGVNSRNGDGNATHGEGSQFPLGIQGETPHKANSINVRKIIEVGDFVAIKGFVRKSQRGEITLHAEEIFLLTKSLLPLPDKYKGMKDVEYKYRKRYLDLLINKEEKEKISTRFEVIQEIRKLLLKKKYIEVDTPILQSIPGGASAKPFETFLKSLNLVLYLRIAPELYLKKLIMSGISEQIFEFSKCFRNEGLSTIHNPEFTLLEIYKAYSNYKYMITFVERLIKTVAKKFSFCSSVDKGLLYEKRWKKISFMKIVKDYTNVNFLNLSFDQAYNEAKKLNVTFDQGKEHLNWGLVVQEVFKRKILPLWPKR; translated from the exons atgaaaaaggggagaaaaactcCGCACCTGCTAGTAGTACTACTATGGCCCTTCGCATGGTCCCTCGCATGGCCCTTCGTATGGCCCTTCTTATGGTCCTTCTCTCTCATTTGTAATCGTTCAAGCTGCTTCAAACATGGCAGTGGCGAAGCAAAGGGGGTCCTTACAATAGGCAGCAAAAGAAGCGGCTTtcggaacagaaaaaaaaaggagttgaCCCTGCAGAGCTATGGGAAGGAATTTTCTGAGCGAGTAAAGAAGCTAAACTTCCTATCcgatgttttaaaaattgatgcGTACCCATCGTCCTTCATAAAAAGAACGACAAAGATAGACGACTTGAAGAGTAAGTATgggcatttaaaaaatggagaaaaggatGACAACAAAAAGTATGTCATATACGGCCGAGTAACAGTCAAACGGAACGATGGAATGTTCCTGAATATACAGGATGACGGCGGCActgtacaaatatatattgatGCACATTTGGTGCttaaagggggaagcaaatcggaggaaaaaaagaatgattGTCTAGAGAGCGATGGGGAGAATGACCAGGGGAACAAGAATACCTGTCCAGGTGTagagcaaaatggggttAACTCCCGTAACGGTGATGGTAATGCTACACATGGAGAGGGAAGCCAATTCCCTTTGGGCATACAAGGAGAAACTCCCCACAAAGCAAACTCAATAAACGTGAGAAAAATTATCGAAGTAGGCGATTTCGTAGCCATCAAAGGATTTGTTAGAAAAtcccaaaggggagaaataaCTTTACATGCAGAAGAAATTTTCTTGCTAACTAAATCGTTGCTTCCCTTGCCAGACAAATACAAAGGAATGAAAGATGTTGAATATAAGTACAGAAAAAGGTACCTCGACTTATTAATcaataaggaagaaaaggaaaaaatctcCACTAGATTTGAAGTCATACAAGAAATTAGAAAACtcttgctaaaaaaaaaatacatagaaGTAGATACCCCAATATTGCAGTCCATCCCTGGAGGTGCTTCAGCTAAACCATTTGAAACTTTCCTAAAGTCCTTAAATTTAGTTCTGTATTTAAGAATAGCACCTGAACtgtatttgaaaaaattaatcatgAGTGGAATTTCAGAACAAATTTTCGAATTCAGCAAATGCTTTCGCAATGAAGGCCTAAGTACCATTCACAACCCTGAGTTTACACTGCTCGAAATTTACAAGGCCTACtctaattataaatatatgattaCATTTGTTGAGAGGTTAATAAAAACTGTGGCgaagaaattttctttttgttcgaGTGTCGATAAGGGTTTGCTCTACGAAaagagatggaaaaaaatttcctttatGAAAATAGTAAAGGATTACACCAATGTAAATTTTCTCAACTTGTCGTTCGATCAAGCTTATAATGAAGCAAAGAAATTAAACGTAACTTTTGATCAAGGGAAGGAGCACTTAAATTGGGGACTCGTTGTTCAGGAGGTTTTTAAACGAAAG ATACTTCCCCTCTGGCCAAAACgttaa
- a CDS encoding hypothetical protein (putative) gives MNVVKKILLFHLLVACQQILFAWSSKARKEEMNPLNFLPSSSLLYPLDFQQNWQASEPTPLEIHYDVPAYGYKDLLMALEYNNDLEHYDRERGEVKRRIIEEQNRLEENLWRKVQLLKMKEKNLKNGNFLRTRKDQI, from the exons atgaatgtcgTAAAAAAGATTCTTCTGTTTCACCTTCTAGTTGCGTGTCAACAG ATACTATTCGCTTGGTCAAGCAAAgcaagaaaggaagaaatgaacCCCTTGAATTTTTTGCCCAGCAGTTCTTTGCTGTACCCCCTGGATTTCCAGCAAAATTGGCAGGCGTCGGAGCCCACCCCCCTTGAGATACACTACGACGTCCC GGCATACGGATACAAAGATTTACTCATGGCACTTGAGTACAACAACGATTTGGAACATTATGACAGagaaagg ggggaagtaaaaagaaggatcatagaagaacaaaataggCTGGAAGAGAACCTGTGGAGGAAAGTACAGCTCCTCAAGATGAAGGAAAA GAATTTGAAGAACGGGAACTTCTTGAGGACACGCAAAGATCAGATATGA
- a CDS encoding hypothetical protein (putative), with protein MKNKIVDQLISGKNRSPLCTPARNECNEKNYLREEDLFLYSKPKDLIYYSVKPKPLNGSPSSSELSMNRTELKKKSDNLVVTHILQNEENDVICDSGISPEVGGIDRKNDTSDEKNITGMGREPVFGRKDSLEIRFRQGYIPPRNNHYEGANHPHLGCKMDGTSPDREKRMALPTQYEMGDPLQPLHQSREEKIQNEGTSILSSRLIKTEWTANHVGGRKNNHQKKITHDDDISEISEGRNDFVKITKEVYGSNNCSIYQSDAPDRNHMNEMERKKNGTQGSSGSSTTRHRKHLTDLPHFGTIYDEEQEDEDAADFNTASVMGSNDQKKSTQLRSPVNEGALKREKDSTNQDDSQSEMHKFNNTEQSLSDLIRAFQLKRAQNLGVPSGNLPGVDNPEDNYAENRSIATKKEMATRLDNCTNANKVKVSEKWVKRYEAPPQGNEQKVEELGEVRKGATLKMSHNRQMLNPSKWVLKNPFNKPKRSKSDDKTFLLCNNSGLTDSMQTYGYAHQGENKLGHTENSGENQMDYYLPRETNIIEFDEEGGNNYHLLNHQNGESTNGSYSVQEGRPYEKVQFIPANYILINREEYHPGVEIMKNEQMINSQENLTYPLMSEFMQPFVGSKGGLENDDSNYGSFVERKSCTDENFVHQKDKLSRSINYIRQIKKANEQARYAISMEEKVKKTRQGEERARGEEDAYFVSPRFGSLSQEEVEAVEEAGEASEVSHVREAPTWGEKKNKRVNPLIFSKRHLREGLLNNTRKQVNSKNGKNGYTNWAPKNGRGALPQKLSKQVETPPKDRSVELVQNVDLGEVHLNGEKIDTPNRVNRVNRPNRPNRPNGPNHPNSPNRPNRPNSPNISNISNLSDSLKLIELKRKGEICKSGANGRASAKKEDSPMKRDQVKHDQVKGDHVRDEKYTKKQTNTTLRRCPKIGSKKNDTNKALKIKSPFISKHSNTPMYATPIRNEPLKSIKMVKEERQHRQHNGSQQFGNLNRTGKIICERKKMKSKDKSIFFQKGESKKDTCQDTPVEATEKDEKNKIYNIPSCHSSSSYDHRPIHSLNNSNLSCDSQETQHVSTLAHMRKQNLAKMKEMISREREAVRRSSIVPYPKNGARGGKDSKWEVKGAGKREGKGEAKWEGKGEAKWEGKREGKGETSKEVIPKRNVLCRTKNVAPIETSICGRYEIGKGTKGIMGGSKAHNSVGTQMVEAHKADDYNISARKPILAKKNKREKYPLDIEASYKCKSIYIKINVDTNNEELLRHTQQKLPKRSLEFKLFTTKFVDGFIKSTESKNYKSSSIILQNAETDVFYNITIHVYSSVVSSLWLYGSASFYLTKYNVERFKLKTPSSVTFNKDGDVRNGVFSVERSAQKGVSSGALAREKKGEFKSASKNTPEKGKHGEPLFFTNSEGQNTQDYLLDEEVKGVKGVRDIPLDDHPSSSFDDDDISSDESHVRMENVNIGINLRGSPNLAHQYSTGQSNHNGDDQGIPQRDDPNQRNDSTRNEGGVSSSTYDELVLNFHEINKSKIKNDFQNVRYGKEDTRTSEVAAKDTSNAEEENNLQHYHRGSSHEQKDQSEQPSGSEPSPVEEPNARSYITATVKEEDHRLEKSLHSDNYLDENSEGNLKYTKFLIEKGTHSIMPDSTKLLSNSSLVKEDTNCCSFILSSTRSFKDAHESGSGSVESQKGKRPPTGGPPLKRDKNNFKTNLFRSCESGVTTNILTKDKKCSNVEERLPMLDAQKEKLAQIGRVLSENWTEDKNENCMMTTVHEVEGIPNENNPHTIKRNHLGGLTRPIFPPNGKETKGDNSRRHLHNSFVQIPSMEKWKKENSLRNDSHLSSGDPQLAEKEPNSTSNLVFSKGIFVYKNENADAEGLEATQERDEQNEVNLLSEIKNAKKSSCEDIPHSSDLSISGEAQVKAKECASGSDEREPVSGDTPSHDKGEELSKGNFLADKAPTFKDEVAKWSQSNRSDAKHTADSNCNRWILHKNGNVANKASAPNGLSTQNSIPNGKSVHKFGPWMNKGCYPPQEASPCAIRCAIRCATRGAIRCAIRCTIRCVVPCQTS; from the exons atgaagaacaaaatcgTAGATCAGTTGATTAGCGGCAAAAACCGCTCTCCACTTTGCACACCTGCGAGGAACGAATGTAATGAGAAGAATTACCTGAGGGAAGAAGACCTATTCCTTTATAGCAAGCCTAAGGACTTGATCTACTATTCGGTTAAGCCCAAACCATTAAATGGTAGCCCCTCATCAAGCGAGCTGAGTATGAACCGAACGGagttgaaaaagaaaagtgatAACTTGGTCGTTACtcacattttgcaaaatgaggaaaatgaCGTGATCTGCGATAGTGGAATATCACCAGAGGTAGGAGGTATAGACAGGAAAAATGACACCAGTGATGAGAAGAACATCACGGGGATGGGAAGAGAGCCTGTCTTCGGAAGGAAGGACTCGTTAGAGATCAGATTCCGTCAAGGGTATATCCCCCCTAGGAACAACCATTACGAAGGTGCAAATCATCCCCACTTGGGCTGCAAAATGGATGGTACGTCACCTGACAGGGAGAAACGAATGGCACTGCCAACGCAATACGAAATGGGGGATCCACTACAGCCTTTGCACCAAAgcagggaggaaaaaatccaaaatgaaggaaccAGCATCCTCTCGTCCAGACTTATAAAAACAGAATGGACTGCAAATCATGTAGGGGGTAGGAAAAACAAccatcagaaaaaaataacccatGATGATGATATCAGCGAGATTTctgaaggaagaaacgaCTTTGTTAAGATAACGAAAGAGGTGTACGGAAGTAATAATTGCTCCATCTATCAGAGCGATGCACCGGATAGGAACCACATGAatgaaatggaaagaaaaaaaaatggcacccAAGGCAGCAGCGGAAGTAGCACCACAAGACACAGAAAACATTTGACAGATTTACCACATTTTGGAACCATATATGATGAAGAGCAGGAGGATGAAGATGCAGCCGACTTCAATACTGCCAGTGTGATGGGATCAAACGACCAGAAGAAGAGCACGCAGCTACGAAGCCCTGTTAATGAAGGCGCactgaaaagggaaaaagactCGACAAATCAGGATGATTCCCAAAGTGAAATGCACAAATTTAACAACACTGAACAGAGTCTAAGTGACCTAATTAGAGCGTTCCAGTTGAAGAGAGCCCAAAACTTGGGTGTTCCATCGGGTAACTTACCCGGTGTAGACAACCCCGAGGATAATTACGCAGAGAATCGTAGCATTgctacaaaaaaggagatggcCACCCGTTTAGACAACTGCACTAATGCGAATAAAGTAAAGGTGTCTGAAAAATGGGTCAAGCGTTATGAAGCACCACCTCAGGGGAACGAACAAAAGGTAGAAGAGCTCGGGGAGGTGAGAAAAGGAGCCACCTTAAAAATGAGCCACAATAGACAGATGCTGAACCCATCCAAATGGGTTCTAAAGAACCCATTTAACAAACCGAAAAGGAGCAAGTCAGACGATAAGACGTTTCTCCTATGCAATAACAGCGGTTTGACTGATTCGATGCAAACATATGGGTACGCTCATCAGGGTGAAAACAAATTGGGACATACAGAAAATAGCGGAGAAAACCAAATGGATTACTACCTACCTAGGGAAACAAATATAATCGAATTTGATGAAGAGGGAGGAAATAATTATCATCTATTGAACCATCAAAACGGTGAAAGTACCAATGGCTCCTACTCTGTGCAGGAAGGAAGACCATACGAAAAGGTGCAGTTCATCCCGGCAAACTACATCCTTATAAATAGGGAAGAATATCATCCAGGTGTagaaattatgaaaaatgagcaaatgaTTAACAGTCAGGAAAACCTTACTTATCCTCTAATGTCTGAGTTTATGCAGCCATTTGTGGGGAGCAAAGGAGGGCTAGAAAATGACGACTCCAATTATGGCTCCTTTGTAGAGAGGAAAAGCTGCACCGATGAAAACTTCGTTCACCAGAAGGATAAGCTAAGTAGAAGTATCAACTATATTAGGCAAATTAAGAAGGCAAATGAGCAAGCAAGGTACGCGATTTCGATGgaagaaaaggtgaagaagacaAGACAAGGGGAGGAGCGCGCCAGGGGGGAAGAGGATGCATATTTTGTGTCCCCTCGTTTTGGCTCACTCAGCCAGGAAGAGGTGGAAGCGGTGgaagaagcgggagaagcgAGCGAAGTGAGCCACGTGAGAGAAGCACCAACTTggggtgagaaaaaaaataaaagagtgAACCCCCTGATATTCTCCAAGCGCCATTTACGGGAAGGGTTACTAAATAACACAAGAAAGCAAGTCAACtcgaaaaatggaaagaatgGCTACACAAACTGGGCGCCGAAAAACGGGCGTGGCGCGCTACCTCAAAAACTGAGCAAACAGGTGGAAACGCCGCCCAAGGATAGATCAGTCGAGTTGGTGCAAAACGTAGACCTAGGCGAAGTGCACCTGAATGGTGAGAAGATAGACACCCCCAATCGTGTCAATCGTGTCAATCGTCCCAATCGTCCTAATCGTCCCAATGGTCCTAATCATCCTAATAGTCCCAATCGTCCTAATCGTCCTAATAGTCCCAACATTTCGAACATTTCCAACCTCTCCGATTCGCTAAAACTGATTGAGCTAAagcgaaagggggaaatcTGCAAAAGTGGAGCAAACGGCCGGGCGAGcgccaaaaaggaagactcCCCCATGAAGCGCGACCAGGTAAAGCACGACCAGGTAAAGGGCGACCATGTAAGGGAcgaaaaatacacaaaaaaacagacaAACACAACATTACGTAGGTGCCCCAAAataggaagcaaaaaaaatgacacaaaCAAAGCACTTAAAATCAAATCCCCTTTCATTTCTAAGCACAGTAATACTCCTATGTATGCAACACCAATACGTAACGAACCACTTAAGTCGATCAAAATGGTCAAGGAGGAACGACAACACAGGCAACACAACGGAAGTCAACAATTCGGAAACCTGAACAGAACAGGCAAAATTATCTgtgaaaggaagaaaatgaagagcaaAGATAAGTCCAtctttttccaaaagggagagTCTAAAAAGGACACATGTCAGGATACTCCAGTAGAAGCAACCgaaaaggacgaaaaaaataaaatttacaatatCCCTTCTTGTCATAGCTCCAGTTCCTATGATCACCGTCCTATTCACTCTCTGAACAATTCTAATCTGAGTTGTGACTCGCAGGAGACGCAACACGTCAGTACCTTGGCCCATATGCGCAAACAGAATTTggccaaaatgaaggaaatgaTCTCCCGTGAAAGGGAAGCTGTGAGGAGAAGCTCCATCGTTCCGTACCCCAAAAATGGTGCACGAGGTGGGAAAGATTCCAAATGGGAGGTCAAGGGGgcaggaaaaagggaaggcaaAGGGGAAGCCAAATGGGAAGGCAAAGGGGAAGCCAAATGGGAAGGCAAAAGGGAAGGCAAAGGGGAAACCTCAAAGGAAGTGATCCCCAAAAGAAACGTATTGTGCAGGACGAAAAACGTAGCACCCATTGAGACCTCCATCTGTGGCAGGTACGAGATAGGGAAGGGTACGAAAGGAATAATGGGAGGCAGCAAAGCGCACAACTCTGTGGGCACTCAAATGGTGGAAGCCCACAAAGCGGACGATTACAACATTAGTGCCCGAAAACcaattttagcaaaaaagaacaaaagggaaaaatatccTCTCGATATAGAAGCCTCGTACAAGTGCAAGAGCATCTACATAAAAATCAACGTAGACACAAATAATGAAGAGCTACTGAGACATACACAACAGAAGCTGCCCAAAAGAAGCCTGGAGTTTAAATTATTCACGACCAAGTTTGTCGATGGCTTCATTAAATCGACTGAAtccaaaaattataaatcatCGAGtattattttgcaaaatgcaGAGACTGATGTTTTTTACAACATCACTATTCATGTGTATAGCAGTGTCGTGTCTAGCTTATGGCTATATGGATCCGCTTCGTTTTATCTGACCAAATATAACGTTGAACGGTTTAAGCTGAAAACGCCTTCCTCTGTCACGTTTAACAAAGACGGGGATGTCAGAAATGGGGTGTTTAGTGTGGAAAGAAGTGCACAGAAAGGGGTGTCATCCGGCGCATTGGCTAGGGAAAAGAAAGGCGAGTTCAAAAGTGCCTCGAAAAATACGCCTGAGAAGGGCAAACATGGcgaaccccttttttttacaaactccGAGGGACAAAACACACAGGATTATCTGCTAGATGAGGAGGTGAAAGGCGTGAAAGGCGTGAGAGACATCCCCCTCGATGACCATCCTTCCAGCTCCTTCGATGATGATGATATTTCTTCCGACGAAAGCCACGTCAGAatggaaaatgtaaatatcGGCATCAATTTAAGAGGTTCCCCCAATTTGGCACATCAATATAGCACTGGTCAGAGTAACCATAATGGTGATGACCAAGGGATTCCTCAAAGGGATGACCCGAACCAAAGAAACGACTCTACGCGCAATGAAGGTGGCGTCAGTAGCTCTACCTATGACGAACTGGTCCTAAATTTCCACGAGATTaacaaaagtaaaataaagaatgattttcaaaatgttcgGTACGGTAAGGAGGACACTCGCACATCTGAAGTAGCGGCGAAGGATACATCTAACgctgaggaagaaaataatctTCAACATTATCACAGAGGATCATCACATGAACAAAAAGACCAAAGTGAGCAACCCAGTGGAAGTGAACCCTCCCCAGTGGAGGAACCCAACGCGAGGAGTTACATAACCGCAACTGTTAAAGAGGAGGATCACCGTTTAGAAAAATCTCTCCACTCTGATAACTACTTAGATGAAAACAGCGAGgggaatttaaaatataccaAATTCTTGATAGAAAAGGGGACACATAGTATAATGCCAGATTCGACTAAACTGCTTTCAAATTCTTCACTAGTTAAAGAAGACACAAATTGTTGTTCTTTTATACTTTCGAGCACCCGCTCCTTTAAGGATGCCCACGAGAGTGGCAGCGGAAGTGTAGAatctcaaaaggggaaacgaCCACCTACTGGGGGTCCACCCCTCAAGAGAGACAAAAACAAtttcaaaacaaatttgttcagAAGCTGTGAGTCTGGAGTCACGACAAATATTTTGactaaagataaaaaatgctCTAACGTGGAGGAACGTCTTCCCATGTTGGatgcacaaaaagaaaagctaGCACAGATAGGTCGCGTACTAAGTGAGAACTGGacagaagataaaaatgaaaattgtatgatgacCACTGTCCATGAGGTGGAAGGAATTCCTAATGAGAATAATCCACATACGATTAAGAGGAACCACTTGGGGGGATTAACCCGTCCAATTTTCCCTCCAAACGGAAAAGAGACAAAGGGAGACAATTCGAGAAGGCATCTTCATAACAGCTTTGTACAGATCCCTTccatggaaaaatggaaaaaagaaaatagtcTGAGGAATGATTCGCATCTATCAAGTGGAGACCCACAGCTAGCTGAGAAAGAACCCAATTCTACATCAAACCTTGTCTTCTCAAAGGGTATATTTgtctacaaaaatgaaaatgcagATGCAGAAGGGTTGGAGGCAACACAGGAAAgagatgaacaaaatgaggtGAACCTATTGagcgaaattaaaaatgccaAGAAGAGCAGTTGTGAGGACATCCCCCATTCGAGTGACCTCTCCATATCTGGCGAGGCTCAGGTAAAAGCAAAGGAATGCGCAAGTGGATCGGACGAACGTGAACCCGTTTCCGGGGACACCCCTTCGCATGATAAGGGAGAAGAACTCTCCAAAGGCAATTTTCTAGCTGACAAAGCTCCCACTTTTAAGGACGAGGTTGCCAAATGGAGTCAGTCGAACAGGTCCGATGCTAAGCACACGGCCGACTCGAACTGCAACAGATGGATcctgcacaaaaatggaaatgtaGCCAATAAAGCGAGTGCTCCTAATGGACTGAGCACGCAGAATAGCATCCCGAATGGCAAATCGGTTCACAAATTCGGCCCATGGATGAACAAAGGTTGTTACCCCCCACAGG AAGCGTCGCCATGTGCAATCCGATGTGCAATCCGATGTGCAACCCGAGGTGCAATCCGATGTGCAATCCGATGTACAATCCGATGTGTAGTGCCATGCCAGACAAGTTAA